TCACACCCAGCAGAAGCAGGCCAATCATCATCGCCAGCAGCACCGCCGCCACTGCCTCGATAGGGCGCATGAACCACGAGCCTGTTACCGGTGCGGTGTGCAAAAGTTCGCCATCGAGTACAAATACGTCGTCATTCGCGTTTGCGGTCATGGTCATCGGGGCCTCCTCTCCCACAGAACAACCTTCGCAACAAAGGTGTCGGCAAAACAGGATGTCCGTGCCACGACCGCGACATCAGGATAGCTATTGTTGCCAGACTGGCCAGACCCTCCAGAAGTCTGAATGTATAGGGGTATTGCCTCCACAATATGGACCCTTACAAAACCATGTATCCGAGATACACAGGATGTTTAACGAAATCAACAGTAAATAGACGGATTTATGCAGTTAAGTCGTGCGCGTTTAAGGTCCATATAGTGGATCATGATTGATAAAGTCTCGATTTCTCATGGTGACCTTGCATCGCGGCACCTCATTCAAAGGCCAGTCAATGAAAATTTTACTGGCCGACTGGGGCAGGTCGGCATACACCCGGTACGCCTGCGTCGCGCTTTTCCGACCATCTCGGCGGTGAGATGGGCGTGTCACTTTATCGCCAAGGCCTCTTTGAGCAATTCGGCCTGCATGCTCATCTAGGCATTCATCTTCTTCGGTCGCCGGTTCTCGTTCTTCGAGAGCCTTTATCTGGCTGATCATCGCCGCATCCATGCCGCTATATTTGGCTCGCCACTTGTAAAAAGACGCTGTGCTCATTCTGCTCCGGGGCCAAAGATTGGATCGACGGTATCTGCCGAGGGCCAGAGCCAACGCGCAAGGCAGAATGTCATTTTTGAGCTTGGCAATTTTGCGGGAAAGCTGGGAAGAGGGCGGGTCTGCCTATTTCGGAAGTGTAATGTCGAAATTCCATCTGATCTCTTTGGCATCGTCTATACGGAAATGGACGCTGCCGAAGGCTGGAAACAAGCCCTAGTCAAGGAGCTGAGGGCCGCAAAGATTCCTTTTGATGCAACCGGATGGGGGAGTAAATGGGTCTTTAATCCGGGCGAAAGATATGCTGAGGCTGATTGCCCATACCCATCGTGACGAGGTTCGCTCTGCCTGCATTAGCGTGCGATGGCTGGCGGGCCGACGCGAGATGCTGGAATGGTGGAGCGACTACCTCGACAACGCCGAGGCTGGCAACAAGGTGAATCTGACCGTGGTGCACGGGGAAGCGGCATGATCTCGCGGAAACCTGTGCTTCGTCGCTGCTACGAGATGGCGACCATCGAATAATTCGGCGTGCCTTGCCAGATCAGATTCCAGGACGCGCCGGGCCGAACGTTCTGGACGGCCCCGGGGTCGAAACAAACCAGGCAGTTTCCGCCTGGCGCACGGACTGAGGGATAGATGAGGCCGCGGCTCCCATCCCTTCGCAACCGTGCGGCCAGCTCCTGTCCCTCGATGTAGCCGACTTCTGGGTCTGGGTTGAGCGCGACGCGTTCGGGTTCATCCGTCAGATCGTCGAATTCTCCGATGAAGTCGGAGATCAGTTCGACATAACGGGCGCTGTCGTGGAACGAGCCGGTGAAACGGAGTTCACGGGTTCTGTGCCAAGCGACCTCCGCGACCGATACCATTACGTCCCAGGCGCAATACCAGGCACCGCGATCTTCGGAGTTGAAGCGGTTGCCGCCTACCCGCGTATAGGTGAAGGCCGCATTTACGTGCGTGTCGCCATAGATCCTGAGATCACGGTTGCGCCGCCGCCAAGCGAGCTCTCGCGGATCGAGATGCGGATTGCGGCCGCGCTCGGCGAGCAACCGGGCGCTGGTCAACCCCTCAATCTCGGCAAGAGTTTCTAGTTCCTCGTCGCTGTCGACCAGACCGCGAAGCGCCGGCGGCTTGTGGTAGGTTGCGGGTAGCAGGCGGATCAATCCTCGAACCGACAGTTCGGTTCTCCTCATGCGCCACCCCGCAGCGCGTCGAGATAGGTTCGAATCGCTAGAATTTGGGGGAGGCCGCCATCGATGGCGATGTCGACCGGCCGCGCGCCGCTGAAGAGCGGGCCCATGTTCGGGCGTGTGAACCAGCTTCTGGAGAGTTGCTCCGAGAAGTAGAGTTCGAGCGACTTATAGATCCCGATCACGGCACTGAGGCGCAGCAACTGATCCTTCGTCAATTCGCCGGTAAACCCCGGTTTGCGCGCACGCTTCCATGTACTCTCCGACATGTCGGCGAGGCCCGCTGCTTCCCTGAGGCTCAGTGACCATGCATCGGTGACCTTGGCATAGGCCTTGAGTGCAACGGCATTGAGTTCCGCGGGTTTGTGGGGCTTGACGGCGATTTGCATAGTGGCCTCCTGATGCTCGTAATATAGGCCATATGATCTTAAAGTAAAGTTCATATGGTCCGATATTTGATTTTGAAGTGGCTCCCACCGCAAGAGCCTTTGCTCTTGCTTCGATCATTTGCGTCTTGGACAAGACGGCA
This is a stretch of genomic DNA from Agrobacterium fabrum str. C58. It encodes these proteins:
- a CDS encoding nucleotide-binding protein encodes the protein MGSTVSAEGQSQRARQNVIFELGNFAGKLGRGRVCLFRKCNVEIPSDLFGIVYTEMDAAEGWKQALVKELRAAKIPFDATGWGSKWVFNPGERYAEADCPYPS
- a CDS encoding RES family NAD+ phosphorylase → MRRTELSVRGLIRLLPATYHKPPALRGLVDSDEELETLAEIEGLTSARLLAERGRNPHLDPRELAWRRRNRDLRIYGDTHVNAAFTYTRVGGNRFNSEDRGAWYCAWDVMVSVAEVAWHRTRELRFTGSFHDSARYVELISDFIGEFDDLTDEPERVALNPDPEVGYIEGQELAARLRRDGSRGLIYPSVRAPGGNCLVCFDPGAVQNVRPGASWNLIWQGTPNYSMVAIS
- a CDS encoding MbcA/ParS/Xre antitoxin family protein, with product MQIAVKPHKPAELNAVALKAYAKVTDAWSLSLREAAGLADMSESTWKRARKPGFTGELTKDQLLRLSAVIGIYKSLELYFSEQLSRSWFTRPNMGPLFSGARPVDIAIDGGLPQILAIRTYLDALRGGA